The Bdellovibrio sp. ZAP7 DNA segment GTAAAGTCTTGGTATTCGATGATATGACTCCAATCGTGAACGCTCAACGTTCTGCCGCTTGGACAGAAGTGGCCCGTCGTATCGCCCATGAGATTAAAAATCCCCTGACACCAATCAAACTTTCCGCAGAACGCCTGCAAAGAAAGTTCGGTGCTTCGATCACGGATCCGGCATTCAGTGAATGTACGACAATGATCGTAAAACAAGTGGATGGTCTAAAAAATCTGGTGAACGAGTTCAGTAACTTTGCTCGTCTTCCGCAGGCTCGTCCCGTGGTTGCGAATTTCAACAGCGTGGTTGAGGAATCCCTCGGCCTTTATCGTCAGGCTCATCCAAATATAAGTTTTGATTTCAAACCTGATAGGGAATTGCCAGAATTCAAATTCGACCCCGATCAATTCCGCCGTGTTCTGGTGAACCTTGTGGATAACGCTGTGGCTGCTGTGGCTAAAGAACCACAACCAACTGTCCAAATAGCCACACTTTATTCAAAAGATATTAAAACCATGCGAATGACAGTGGCTGACAATGGAGACGGAGTGTCAGCAGAGCAAAGAAACCGCATTTTTGAACCGTACTACTCTACAAAAGAGGGCGGAACTGGTTTAGGCTTACCTATCGTAAAAAGAATCATCGAAGACCATAATGGATTCATTCGTGCGACAGCCAATGAACCTAAAGGTCTGAAACTGGTGATCGAGATCCCTGTAAACGAAGTGGGCGCTTGGAAGCCCTCTGAAGAATAGAAAGAAGGTCCGTGATGACGGCTCTATCGACTAAAATTCTGATTATTGACGACGAAGCACCGATTCGTGATGTGCTTTCAGCCTCTTTGAAGGATGAAGGCTATCAAGTATTTCTTGCCCACGACGGTGAGTCGGGTCTGCAAGCGATCAAAGACGTTCAGCCAGACGTAGTCTTCCAAGACATCTGGATGCCGGGTAAATTCGATGGTATCGAAGTTTTAACTCGTGCTCGCAAAGAATTCCCGAATGTTGAGTTCGTGATGATCTCTGGCCATGGAACTATCGAAACAGCGGTTAAAGCAACTAAGCTGGGCGCATGGGATTTCATCGAAAAGCCGCTTTCAATGGATAAAATCCTGATCGTGATTTCAAACATCCTGAGCTTCCAGCAAGCTAAAGAAGAGAAATCGCTTTTGTTGAACAAGCTTCGTAAATCCATCGCTCTTGTGGGCGAGGCGCCTTCGATCGTAGCAACCAAACAAGTGATTGCCCGCGTGGCACCGACAAACTCTTGGGTTTTGATCCAAGGTGAAGCGGGAACTGGCAAAGAACTTGTCGCACAAAACATCCACTACCTAAGCGCTCGTGCCAGCCGTCCATTTGTTGAAATCAACTGCGGTGGCATTCCTGAAGATCTTTTGGAATCAGAAATCTTCGGTATTGAAAAAGGCGCAATGCCAGGTGTGGACCGTGCAAAAAAAGGTAAATTGGACCTCGCTCAAGGTGGAACTTTGTACATCGCGGAAATCAGCGAAATGAACAAAGATGCTCAAGCGAAACTTTTGACTTATCTTGATGACAAAAAATACCGCCGTGTCGGTGGGTCTGAAACGATTGAAAATGACGTGCGCGTGATCGCAGCGTCTTCAAAAGACCTGGATAAAGAAGTTAAAGAAGGCCGCTTCCGCGAAGATCTTTACTATCGCTTGAACGTAATTCCATTCCGCGTACCAGCTCTTCGCGAGCATCCGGAAGATATCCCGGTTCTGGTTTCTTTCTTCTCCGATAACGTCGCTCGCGAAAGCGGTTTCCCTAAAAAAGCCATCAGTGAACAAGCTATGAACAAAATGCTTTCTCACCAATGGACGGGGAACGTACGCGAACTTAAAAACTTTATCGAACGCGTATACATCCTGACCCCAGGCGAATTCGTTGACGTTCATGACTTGCGTTTTGCAGGTTTGATCGACAAAGACGACGAAAAAGGTTTTGAGATGCAAGACCTCTCCACGTTCCGCGATGCTCGTGCGCAGTTCGAAAAAGAATACCTTCTTCGCAAGATCAACGAAAACGGCGGTAATATTTCAAAAACCGCCGAAGTGATCGGCCTGGAAAGAAGTTACCTTCACAGAAAAATTAAAGCTTACGGTATAGACACTAAAGACATCTAGTGTCCCACTGACCAGTTACTAAAGATATTTAAGGAATAGCGAAATGTCAGATACAGCAATTAAACCAACACGTTCTGAAAACTACCCAGAGTGGTACCAACAAGTCATCACGGCAGCTGATATGGCTGAAAATTCTCCGGTTCGTGGTTGCATGGTTATCAAGCCTTGGGGCTACGCTGTCTGGGAAAACATGCAAGCCGTTCTGGATCGCATGTTTAAAGATACGGGCCACGTGAACGCATACTTCCCATTGCTAATTCCACTAAGCTTCCTGGAAAAAGAAGCAGAACACGTTGAAGGCTTCGCAAAAGAATGCGCCGTCGTGACTCATCACCGTTTGAAAGGTGATGGCAATGGCAAGCTCGTTCCAGACGGCGAACTTGAAGAGCCACTTATTATCCGTCCAACTTCAGAAACAATCATCGGCCATCAATTCGCAAAATGGGTTAAGTCTTACCGTGACCTTCCTGTTTTGATTAACCAATGGTGTAACGTGATGAGATGGGAAATGCGCACGCGTATGTTCCTAAGGACGGCAGAGTTTTTGTGGCAAGAAGGTCATACGGTTCACGCGACTGCAAAGGAAGCTCAAGAAGAGACTTTGCAGATGTTGGACTGTTATGCAGACTTCGCTGAAAACTACATGGCAATGCCTGTGATCAAAGGAATGAAAACTTCTGACGAGCGTTTCCCAGGTGCGGTTGATACTTACACTATCGAAGCTCTTATGCAGGATAAAAAAGCACTTCAGGCAGGAACGTCTCATTTCTTGGGTCAAAACTTCGCTAAAGCTTCCGGCATCAAATACCTAAGCGCTGAAGGTAAAGAAGAGACAGCATGGACAACATCATGGGGTGTTTCAACTCGCCTTATCGGTGGTTTGATCATGACTCATTCAGACGATAATGGTTTCGTAGTGCCGCCACGAATCGCTCCCTTGCACGTTGTGATCGTACCTATCTATCGTAACGACGCTGAAAAAGCGCAAGTTCTGGAATACGTGAACAGCCTGGCGAAAGAAGTTAAATCTCAAACTTTCAACGGTGGCTCAGTACGCGTGAAAGTCGACGACCGCGATATCCGTGGTGGCGATAAAGCATGGCAATACATCAAACAGGGTGTTCCAGTGCGTGTTGAAGTAGGTCCTCGTGACATGGCTAAAGGCGAAGTTTTCGTCGGCCGTCGTGACAAAGGCCCCAAAGAAAAATCCGGCCAAGCCCGTGATGCTTTCGTTCAAGGTATCAGTGCTTTGTTGCAAGAAATCCAAGACGGTTTGTTCGAAAGAGCGAAAGCTTTCCGTGACAGCAACATCAAAAAAATCACTGATCTTAAAGAATTCGAAGCGTACTTTAAAGGCGAAGAAAACTCTGCCCCAGGTTTCGCATTGGTTCCATGGTGTGAAGAAGGCATCGGTCACGATTTGTTAGCCCAATTAAAAGTAACTCCTCGTTGCGCTCCATTGAAACAAGAGCCCATCAGCGGAAACTGTATCTTCTCCGGTAAACCCGCAACCAAGTGGGTATTGTTCGCGAAATCTTACTAGTCCCAGAGGACGCCGGTATATTGGATTTCTCTGCGTTGCTTCGTTGTCGCTGTACTGTTAGTACAGCTTCCGCCTCGCGCCTTGATAAATCCAATCTTCCAGCGTCCTAGCTAGAAATTTTCGATTTGCGACGTTGGGAGGGCTCGGGGATGGGCTCGGGGAGGGGCTCGGGGAGGGGATTTGAGGTGGGTTGAGCGGGATGTTGAATTCCCTCGGAAATGTAAAGCCCTTGGTCTGACAGAGTTGATTTCAAATTGCTTATGAATTTGTCGAACGGAGGGAATTTCTCTCCGTTTTTTTATTGTCTTTGACCGACGGGAAAACGGCGCAGATTCTTAAAACTAGGGATCTATAAGTGTCAATAACAGGAGGGTTTATATGAAAGCCTTAATCTTTACCTTGTTGTTGCTCGTTTCGGTATTTTCCTTAACTTCCTTCGCTGATAAAGAATTCTCTCTGACGACGTCGCCGGCAACCGATACGCCGAATACTCCACCTGATAATGAAACCCTGCCCAACAATGAATCTTTAGATGATCTGATGACAACGGACGAGCTCGCCAATGAAATCGGCGCTCCTCGCACTGAAATGCGTGCTGCTGTGATCAATCCGGAAATCATCGCCGCTCAGGATGGCATAGATGTCTATCGCGAATACGCGATCGTTTTAAGAATCAACAAAGCTCCGATCGGTCCATCTGCGCAGCAAATGCAAGTGATGGAAAACGGAATGCCAACGGCAACATATCTGGTGTCTACCGGCCGAGAACAATACGAAAAAGCGAAAAGCGGTCGCTGGTATTGGACGACTACTCCGGTTGGAACTTTTTCGCCCTATAAATTAGTGCGCGATCATTACTCCTACACCTGGAAAGCCCACATGGAGTATGCAATGTTCTTTAATGGGGGAGTCGCCGTTCATGCCACGACTCCAGATCACTACAAAGAACTCGGCAGACGCGCTTCTGGAGGATGCGTTCGTGTCCACAAAGACAACGCCATCATTCTTTGGAATAAAGTTTCATCTCAGCCCCAAAAGTTAGTGCCTTTATTCAACGAGAATGGCCGGGTTGCTCGTGACGTGAATGGAAATCCCATCCGTGTCATGGGTTGGAACACGCTCATTATCGTCGAAAATAAATGACCTGATTGCCAGTTTATGAGAGTGTGGAGCGCAGGAGTTATTCCATGAATAAAAACCTGCGCGCCCATCCCATGAGAAATCCCTTAATCCTCGCTCTTGATGTCGACACCAGAGATCAAGCTTTGAAAATCGCCGATCAAATCGGGGATATCGTCGGGGGAATCAAACTCGGTCCACGTCTTTGCCTTCGGTACGGCATGGAGTTCGTGCAGGAGATGTCGCAAAGAGCTCCCATCTTTTTGGATAATAAACACTTCGATATTCCCTCAACGATGGAAGCCGCTGTTCGCGCCAGCTTCGACGCGGGTGCCTCGTTAGTCACTGTTCACGCTCTGAGTGGTGCAGAGGCTTTGCAAAGAATGGCCAAGGCAGAGGCTGAACTTAGTAAAATTCGCCCGTTCCGCATTCTCGCTGTGACCATATTAACTTCCTGGGATCAGAGCTCATTGCCTCCGGTGATGAATCCTCAGCCGATTGCTCAGCACGTGACTGAATTGGCGAGTTTAGTTCAAAAATCAGGTCTGTCAGGGGTCGTTTGCTCGCCCCACGAGCTGGACCTTTTACAAAATCAGGGTCTCTATCTTGTCACGCCGGGAATTCGCTTTAGTATAAACGACTCTGGCGACCAAAAGCGAATCATGGGCCCCCAAGAAGCACTCGAAAAAGGCGCTTCCGCATTGGTGGTAGGTCGCCCCATTTTAGAAGCAAAAGATATTAAAGAAGCTGCGAATCAGTTTGTGATGGCGATGTAGTATGAAGAAAAATAATTTCCGTTCCGGTGCAAAAAACAACTCTCAAAGATCTTCTCAGGGCTCATCTCGCCCGCAGGGATCTCGTCCCCCGCAAAGTCGCTCTCCAGGCGGTCGTCCTCAGCAAGGATCTCGCTCTGAAAATGCCATTCCCAGAGAGTGGAGAATCGTGGTGGGTAATCACGCAATCAAAGAAGCTCTCTATATGCGCCCTAAAAAAGTTAAAGGCATGTGGTTGAAAAATGGCTGGGAGTCTTCTGTGGATTTGCGTGATCTAGAGGAGATGGCTCGCAAGCACCACATCACTCCAGAAATTCGCCAAGAAGCTGTTATCGATAAATTTGGCTCGTCTCATCAGGGTGCAGCACTTTTTGTTGAAGGTGCGCCAGGGATGGACCTAGACCATTTGGGAAATCTGGAGACATCTATTGTTTTGATGTTGGACGGTATCGAAGATCCCCATAATTTGGGCGCGATTCTAAGAACTTCCTGGTTAACCAATGTTAAAGGTGTATTAATTCCAGAGGATCGCGCGGTGGGTCTAACCCCTACGGTTCATAAAGTCGCCTGCGGCGGCGTCGAGCATGTTGCCGTTGAATCCACGACGAACTTTAGTAAGTACGCGGAAACACTAAAAGAAAAAGGCTATTGGATTTATGGCCTAAGTCCTCGCGGAAAAAAATCTATATTTGAGCTCGATTTGCCAGAAAAAGTAATTTGGGCAATTGGGGCAGAAGATAAAGGTTTGAGAGTGACAACAGAGCGTCTGTGTGATGAATTAGTTTTCATTCCGCAAACGAGTGCATCAGCCTCTTATAATGCGTCTGTCGCGACAGCAATGGCTCTGACAGAAACACTAAGGCAGCACGCGCAGCGCGGAAAGTCTAAAAAATCGCAGTCTGACAGATAATTATCTTTGACGAATGTAGATTTTTTCCACTATAACTCTTTCGGTTATCTCAGTGATGCTGGTTTAGCTCAATTGGTAGAGCAGCTGATTTGTAATCAGCAGGTTGCGGGTTCGAGTCCCATAACCAGCTCCAAATTTCTCTGAGTAAGTATTTAAAAAAAATGGGTAGGTGCCCGAGTGGCTAAAGGGGACGGACTGTAAATCCGTTAGCTTGCGCTTACGAAGGTTCGAATCCTTCCCTGCCCACCATTTTTTTAAATATTTTCTCGGTGAAATTAGGGTTTCTGTTAATGGGCGGGAATAGCTCAATTGGCTAGAGTATCTGCCTTCCAAGCAGAGGGTTGCGGGTTCGAGACCCGTTTCCCGCTCCAAATTTCAGACGCCCATGTAGCTCAGTGGTAGAGCACACCCTTGGTAAGGGTGAGGTCGTCGGTTCGGCTCCGATCATGGGCTCCACTTAGTTTTACACTTGAATTTAAAAAATTTGGCTTTAAGTTAGATAAAAATAAAAAATCTCTGCAGGAGGACTAATGTCTAAAGAGAAATTCACCCGTACGAAACCGCATGTTAACATCGGTACAATCGGTCACGTCGACCATGGTAAAACAACTTTGACTGCTGCTATCACTACTACTCTTGCAGCGGCTGGTAAAGCTCAAGCGATGTCTTACGACCAAATCGATAAGTCTCCAGAAGAGCGCGAGCGTGGTATCACTATCTCCACTACTCACGTTGAGTACGAAACTGAAAACCGCCACTACGCACACGTTGACTGCCCAGGACATGCTGACTACGTAAAAAACATGATCACTGGTGCTGCTCAAATGGACGGCGCGATCCTAGTAGTTTCTTCTGCTGACGGTCCTATGCCACAAACTCGTGAACACATCCTTTTGGGTCGCCAAGTTGGTATCCCAGCAATGGTTGTTTTCATGAACAAAGTTGACATGGTTGACGATAAAGAACTTCTTGAGCTTGTTGAGCTTGAAATCCGCGAACTTCTTTCTAAGTACGAATACCCAGGCGATGATATCCCTGTAGTAAAAGGTTCTGCTTTGAAAGCTTTGGAAGGTGACCAATCTGAAATCGGTCGTCCATCTATCATGAAATTGATGGAAGCTTGCGACGCTTACATTCCACAACCAGCTCGTGCTACTGACAAAACTTTCTTGATGCCAGTAGAGGACGTGTTCTCTATCTCTGGTCGTGGTACAGTTGTTACTGGCCGTGTTGAGCGTGGTATCGTTAAAGTTGGTGACGAGATCGAAATCATCGGTATCCGTCCAACTCAAAAAACTACAGTTACTGGTATCGAAATGTTCCGTAAACTTCTTGATGAAGGTCAAGCAGGGGACAACTGTGGTGTTCTTCTTCGTGGTACTAAAAAAGAAGACGTTGAACGTGGTCAAGTTTTGGCTAAACCAGGTTCAGTTAAACCTCACAAAAAATTCAAAGCAGAAGCGTACATCCTTACTAAAGAAGAAGGCGGACGTCATACTCCATTCTTCAACGGTTACCGTCCACAGTTCTACTTCCGTACAACTGACGTAACTGGTGTTTGTACTTTGAAAGCTGGCACTGAAATGGTTATGCCAGGTGACCGCGTTGAATTGTCTGTTGAATTGATCGCTCCGATCGCAATGGAAAAAGAATTGCGTTTCGCGATCCGCGAAGGTGGCCGTACAGTTGGCGCCGGCGTTGTTATCGACATCCTTGAGTAGGATTAACGCAGCATAGGCTGAAATAAAAATCACCCGGGGGACTCCTTGACAAAAGGGTCCCCCTCGGTGTTTCTTGGCAATGCTAAAAATGTTTCTGTAATCTCCCTTTTTGGGAGATTTTTAATGAGAATTTATCGATCACAAGACGCAAGGAGAAGGCCCTACACACAGGTAGGCCGACGACGAAGCAACGCAGGGAGCGGTAAATTATCATTAAAAAGATCGTGCAGGGGTGTAGCTCCAGCGGTAGAGCGAACGACTCCAAATCGTTAGGTCGTGGGTTCGAATCCCTCCGCCCCTGCCAATTTCTACACAAATATTTCAACAGGAATGAGGTATCGTGGAAAAAACTAACTCTAAGATTATGACTCTTAGTTTTGCAATTGCGGGTGCTTTGGTTGGATTGACCGTGCACTTCCTTATCAAAGCATTTTCGGGTGCTTTTGGTGTTGTTGCAAAATTGGCTGACAACGACTTGTTCAAACACGGTCTTCCGGTTGCAACAGGTATCGTTTTGTTTGCAGCACTTCAGTTCAACCCACGCGTACTAGCTTGGGGGGAAGAAGTAGTTTCTGAAATCCGTAAGGTTGTATGGCCTTCCCGCAAAGATACGACAGCAATGACTATCGTTTGCGTAGTAATGGTTCTTATCTCAAGCGTGATCATCAGCTCATTCGATTTGATTTCAGGCTTCTTTATCAACTTCCTAATGAAGTAAGGATCGGACCATGGACAAAAAGTGGTACATCGTAAACGTTCAGACAAGTTGTGAAAATACGGCTAAAAAAGCCATCGAGGAAAAGATCAAAACTTCCAAGATGGAAGAAATGTTTGGCGAAATTCTGATCCCAGCTGAAAACGTTGTGGAGCTTGTAAAAGGCCAAAAACAAACTAAATCGCGTAAATTTTTCCCGGGTTATATCTTCGTTCAAATGTTTTTGAATGATGAGACTTGGCATTTGGTGAGAAATGCGTCAAAAGTAACAGGCTTTGTGGGTGGCACTAAAACTCGTCCCCCAGAAGTACCTGAAGCAGAGGTTTTCCGCGTAACTCAGCAAATGGCTGGCGTTGCAGAAAAACCTAAAATGAAGGTTAAGTTCTCTGTAGGTGAAAATGTGACTGTTGTTGACGGTCCATTTGCTAACTTCCAAGGAACTGTAGAAGAAATTAACGAGGACAAAGCTAAGCTTAAGGTTCTTGTGAGCATCTTCGGTAGACCAACTCCAGTTGAGTTGGACTACATTCAAGTAGATAAAGCTTAAATCTGAAGCCCGCATGGGGCGGACTTCGGACTTTTAAATACACCTCTTGCAGGAGTGGGTCATGGCAAAAAAAGTTACAGGAATGATCAAGCTGCAAATACCGGCAGGGAAAGCTAATCCAGCTCCTCCCGTTGGACCGGCACTTGGACAGCACGGGGTAAACATCATGGAATTCTGTAAGCAGTTCAACGCTCGTACACAAGCGTTGGGTGATAGCATCATCCCTATCATCATCACTGTTTATCAGGACAGATCGTTTACTTTCATCACAAAAACACCACCGGTGTCTTCTTTGATTAAAAAGGCGTTGAAATTGGAATCTGGTTCCAAAATGCCTCAAAAAGACAAAGTTGGTAAAATCAATAACGATCAAATCAAGCAAATCGCTACAACGAAATTGCCTGACTTGAACTGCTTGAAAGTTGAATCAGCAATGGCACAAGTCGCTGGTACAGCTAAGAGCATGGGCATCGACATCGCGTAGGAGTGAACAATGGCAGGTAAAAAGTTCGCAGCAGCCTCTAAGAAGGTTGATTCTGCAAAAAAATACACTGTTGATGAAGCATTCAAACTAGTTGTTGAGTCCGCTCCAGCTAAATTTGATGAATCAATCGACGTAGCATTGCGTTTGGGTATCGACCCTAAGCAATCTGATCAACAAGTTCGTGGCGCAATCGCATTGCCTCACGGTTTGGGTAAAGAAGTAAAAGTAGTTGTTTTCGCAAAAGGTCCTAAAGAGACTGAAGCGAAAAACGCTGGCGCAGACTTTGTTGGCGCTGACGACCTTGTGGCTAAAATCCAAGGTGGCTGGTTGGATTTCGATAAATGTATCGCGACTCCAGACATGATGGCGACTGTTTCTAAAGTTGCTAAAATTCTAGGGCCTCGTGGTTTGATGCCGAATCCAAAAATCGGTACTGTAACTATGAACGTTGGCGAAGCCGTAACTGCCGAGAAAAAAGGTAAGTTGGATTTCCGCGTTGATAAAGCAGGTATCGTACATGCTGGTATCGGTAAGAAATCTATGGGCGATGCTAAACTTCGTGATAACTTCATGGTCCTTTTGGCCGCTCTAGTTAAAGCGAAACCAGCATCTTCTAAAGGTATCTATCTTCGCTCTATCTCCGTAGCATCTACTATGGGTCCTGGCGTGAAGATCGAGCCAAATGCAGCAGCAGCTGCAACTGGCGCTCTAGCTTAGTTTAATTGCACTCCGGCTCGCGCCGGAGTGGTTATTTGGGCTTCTAGATAAATTTGTTTCTAATATTTTAAGCGATCAGAGACAGTAGGTTTCTTTTTTCAGATGTAATCCCACGACTGTGTGGGGCCTACCGAGATAAGACCCTGATTCGCACTCACCCCTTCGCAAGAAGGGAGTCTAATGAAAGGAGGCTCACTTATGATCACTCGCGCAGATAAAGAGCAAGAGATTAAGGTTATTACTGATAAATTCGGTAAAGCTAAAGGAGCTTTCATCGTTGACTTCAAAGGCATCAAGGTTGAGCAAGTAACTAACTTGCGTAAAAAATTGAATGCTGCTGATTCAGAGATGAAAGTTGTCCGTAATACTCTAGCAAAAAGAGCGTTCAAAGATCACCCAGCTATTGAAAAAGCATTTACTAATTCAATGAAGGGTACTAACGCCATCGTATTCTCATACGGTGAAGTGAACGCGACTGCTAAAACATTGGCTGATTTCGCTAAGGACGTAGAAGTTCTTCAAATCAAGTCTGGTGTAATGGATGGCGAAGCTTTGGACGACGCAAAGATTAAATTCTTGGCGACTCTTCCAGGTAAAGACCAACTCCGTGCTATGTTCTTGGCTACACTTCTTGCTCCAGCAACTACACTTGCTAGATGCTTGAACGTATACGCTGAAAAACTTGGTGGCGGCGCTGAAGCTGGTACTGAAGCTGCTCCACAAGCATAATGCTTGAGCTCCGGCTATTCGGAGTTAATGGTGCTGTATTTTTGAATTTTTAAATAATTTTTTTAAATCCCTGGAGGATTAAATGTCTCTAACTAACGATCAACTTGTTGACGCATTGTCTGCGAAAACAGTTCTTGAAATCGCTGAACTTGTAAAAATGCTTGAAGAAAAATGGGGCGTTTCTGCTGCTGCTCCTGTAGCTGCTGCAGCTGGTCCTGCTGCTGCTGTTGAAGAAAAAACTGCATTCGACGTAATCTTGGTTGATGCTGGCGCGAACAAAATCAACGTAATCAAAGAAGTACGTGGTTTGACTGGTTTGGGTCTTGCTGAAGCTAAAGCACTAGTTGAAGCTGGTGGCAAAGCAGTTAAAGAAGGCGCGACTAAAGAAGACGCTGAAAAAATCAAAAAAGCTCTTGAAGCTGCAGGCGCGAAAGTTACTGTTAAGTAGTCTTTCTGACCTTATTGGTTTTGAAAATTGCCGAAAGCCTCGTGGAAACACGGGGCTTTTTGCTTTTTTCGCCCTCGTAATAAAGTCGACCGCCATGCCTTTCGGAAATCTGTGGACTACCTCCGGTATTTTCCGACACGCGCATCCAGCGCTCACCCGGCTTGGGTACCGCATCCTGCGGGCCGGGAGGTCGGAAAACACCAGAGGCAGCCCCCAGCTTTCCGAAAATCATGACTGACGCATCAAATCATGCGACTTAAAAACAACAGGCCCCGCGTTTCTTAGATCTCCAAATCGGGGAATCACGTTCAAAAAATAAAAATTTCCGCAGAAAAACTACTTCGCGTAACCAAGAAATCAGGTTTTTCTCCAA contains these protein-coding regions:
- the rplL gene encoding 50S ribosomal protein L7/L12, coding for MSLTNDQLVDALSAKTVLEIAELVKMLEEKWGVSAAAPVAAAAGPAAAVEEKTAFDVILVDAGANKINVIKEVRGLTGLGLAEAKALVEAGGKAVKEGATKEDAEKIKKALEAAGAKVTVK